ttaaaaattagtagAAACCAATAATTTCATTGAAAACTcataaaaatagaaagagatagCTAAATAAGTAGTAAATAAtaacagaaaaagaaaagttgTCTTTGTGTATAAAGGAGAAGCAAACAAGTCTTATAAAGGCAAACAGTAAGCAGCTTTGATCAGAGATTAGAGAGGCTGAAAAGCCACCTtcacttctctctctctctctctctaaattCAACATTCCACAACTAACAAACATTTAAAACTCTTTTTTCTTCTCACATTCTCTTTTCCTCATTCCTTTTCTTCCACAGCCCCAAAGagagaaggaaaaaaagaaaaagacatcACAACTTCAATtggtttctttctttctttctttcagaAAACACCACCTGCAAATGAGGCACCTGAAACCGCCGCCAACCACCGCCACCGCCGCCGCCACCTCTCACTTAAAAATCCGTTCTTTTAGATGATGACACCACTTTCCTCCTCCGAAATCCTTCGTCTCTCCGCCGCGGTGATATTCACGCTCTCTCTACTGATCCCCACTTCCCATGCTCTCGGCTCCGGCGCTACCCTTGCCGTCACCGACGCCTCCGACACCGTCTGCGGCGTCGTCGCCGGGGAATCCACCCAACGCATTGAGTGCTCCCGCCTCGGTAGTCAGCTTGTCCCCGCCGTTCCTCCTAACATCTCATTCTCCACCGTCTCCGGCGGCGCCACCTTCTTCTGCGGCCTCAGGTCCGGCAACCGCACCTTGCTCTGTTGGAacaccatcaccaccaccaaCGGAACCTTCACACCAAAGAGACTCTACAACAACGGCACTGTTCTATTGGAGAATCTCGCCGTCGGAGAAACCCACGTTTGCGCCACCGTGGTCGGCGCCGGAACCGTTACGTGCTGGAGAACCAGCAAAACGTTCAAGTCCCCATCTAGGTCTCTTCAATTCTCTTCAATCTCATCTGGGTCAGGATTCTCTTGCGGGATTCTGAAGAACAGTTCTCAAGTTCGATGTTGGGGTGAAACGGTAATTTCAAGAGTGATTGAAAATGGGTTTAAGAACATGTCTATGTGGAGCATTGTCGCTGGTGGTTCACACGTTTGTGGGTTGAATTCAACTGGATTTCTGGTTTGCATAGGGGACAACGACAATTTTGGGCAACTTGATGTTCCAAAAAATGAAGCTTGGGAATTTGGTGAATTAGCACTTGGTGCTAGCCATGGATGTGCTTTGAGAAGGTTGAATGGAACTGGAAGCGTTGTTTGTTGGGGTGGTGATGGTAATTTCACATCGGAAGTAACAAAAGGTGTTTCCTTCGAGGTAATTGTTTCTGGGTCTAACTTCACTTGTGGATTAGTGACACGTAATCTTAGTGTTCTTTGTTGGGGTCCTGGTTGGCCTAATAATAATGGTTCAAGATTTGAACTTCCATTGCCAAGTGTTCTTCCGGGTCCTTGTGTTCAATCCTCTTGTGATAGTTGTGGTCCATATCCTGATTCTCAATCTCTGTGTTCCGATTCTGATAGCAACATTTGCAAGCCTTGTTGGCCTCCAATTCAAGCTCCACCGGCGGCAATGGTTCCATCTTCGCTGCCGCCGGGGCCTGCTCCTCGGAAGAGGTCGCGGTCGAGGACATTGACTAGGGGTTTATTGGCATTTGCTATTGTTGGATCAGTTGGTGCTGTTGCTGGAATTTGCACAATTGTTTATTGTTTGTGGAATGGTGTTTGTTTTGGGAAGAAGAAAGTGCACAATTCTGTGCAGCCAACAATCACAAGAGGTAGTAGTACTTCAAGTGGTGTTTCCAACAATAGTAGGAACAATAGCAGGCCTCTTTCGAGGACTTCCACGATTATGCGACAAGGTTCGAGGATAATGCGCCGCCAGAGGAGTGGCACCTCATCCACAAAACACCCTGATAGGGCTGAGGAATTCGCCTTGGCCGAGCTAATAGCTGCAACGGACAATTTCTCGCCTGAGAACAAGATTGGGGCTGGAAGCTTTGGAGTTGTGTACAGGGGAAAGCTTGTGGACGGCCGTGAGGTGGCGATCAAGAGGGGCGAAACTGGCTCTAAATTGAAGAAgtttcaagagaaagaaagcgCGTTTCAGTCCGAATTGTCCTTTTTGTCGCGGCTACACCACAAGCACTTGGTTAGGCTAGTTGGTTTCTGTGAGGAGAAAGAGGAGAGGCTCTTGGTTTATGATTACATGAAGAATGGTGCATTGTATGATCATTTGCACGCCAAGAATAATGTGGAGAAGAGTAGCAGTGTCTTGAATTCGTGGAAAATGAGGATCAAAATCGCCTTGGATGCCTCCCGGGGGATAGAATATCTCCACAATTATGCGGTTCCATCCATAATCCATAGAGATATCAAGTCTTCCAACATCCTCCTCGATGCGAATTGGACTGCTAGGGTATCCGATTTTGGATTGTCTTTGATGAGTCCAGAGCCAGACCGTGATCATCAGCCAATGAAGGCAGCTGGAACGGTTGGATATATTGATCCCGAGTACTATGGCCTAAATGTGATAACAGCAAAGAGTGATGTCTACGGCTTTGGAGTAGTTCTTTTAGAACTATTAACCGGAAAGCGAGCGATATTCAAGAATGGCGAAGATGGCGACACACCAATGAGTGTGGTGGACTTCGCCGTGCCTGCAATTTTGAGTGAGGAATTGGCGAAGATTTTGGACCCTAGGGTTGGACCACCAGATGCAAATGAAGCTGAGGCAGTGGAATTGATGGCAAAGATTGCAATGCTTTGTGTGAATTTGGAAGGAAAAGATAGACCAACCATTTCTGATATTGTTACCAATTTAGAGCGTGCATTGCTTCTTTGTGAAGGTTCTCATCATCATGATAGCAATTCCAGTGGTATAATCTCCATTGTCTCAGATTGAGATGAGAGTTTGTGTTCAAAGTTTCAAACCCCATTAATTAAAGAGACTAAAAGTGGGGAAAAGCATATTGAATTCTTTTGTCAATTTTTCATTGATTCTTTTTGATAAATTATATGAATATAGTGTTCTGCTGTAAAAATTGTCCCTTGATTCTCAATGTATTAGTTAGCATTCTCATCTAACATGTGTAGCGTAGATTGTAGAATTTTTGCTATATTACCAATAACCAAACTAAAATTGGTtaattttcccttttttttttatttaattttaatacactaaaaaatagttttatgtATGTATCTAATTACATAACGctatattagtaaaaataactatattttacattaatagTATGAATGATCAAAATTACATAACGGTATATTAACGAAAATAATATATGAGATGGTTAACGAAAATAATATATGAGATGGATGactatgtaaaatattttaccttagtatatcaaaattaaacttttttttacaaTGTAGCATTATTTTagttgtaaaaatattttttttttcaatatttttaatatattaaatacataaaaaaatttaatgtacGATCAGTGTAAAGCAATTTTATAagtatatttaataaaaaataattgctATTTTTATTGACCGTATTAATGATAAATCAAAAAGAAATATGTAATTATATgactttataaaatattttacattattaatatattaaaattaaattctaaaataaatttaaaaaatatttaacattatttttttaacaactgTCATAAAATACTTAAATCTTTGCATAAATAATGATCATCACTGGATCTATCAATATATTCTATCTTAAAATGAAATAAGTGGgttatgaattattttatttgcattaaaaaataaactttattcaacAATGAGTGAGTTGTATGCCAATCCAACACACAACGATGATTATGTTATGGAAAGTATTTTCAGGGTCATggcaattaaaattttaaatgtgaATAAAACAATTTGCAACCCTTGTATAAAATAAGGGTATTCACACATGGcatgaaaatataaatattcaCACACGGtgtgatatatattttagtaTATGGTGCATGTGTACGTGTATATATATTTATGGAGTGATTATTGATATAAAGATGTTTATATATGaaaatgataattaaaaatgattagataatttaatataatttatatctactttttaattatttttacattaAAGGAttctatataaataattattatttattgtgcCAAAAGGGATAAGGGGGAGgggaaataaaaataaagaatgcGGGTTGATTAGGAAAGAATTTTAAGTATTAAAAATTGTAACCATTGTTTAGTCGCGTTCATACGGAGGAAGCTACGTAGAGTTTACTAAGTCAACTACGACCCCATTGATGGGCACGTAAGAAAAAGGTAGATAAGAGTGTGAACAAAGTTTGACGTTTACACCATGAAAATAGAATGCGCAATTATGGCCTCATTCATATGGCCCCAAACCAAAGAGGTGATAAGGCTAGTGTAAAATATTGTATATACACTGTAGCATAGtatagtgtttttttttttttaataatattttcaaCCTGATAGGTCAAGGATTAATCTATAGCagatctgagcttcatttaagaGTCTATCGCTGATTAATGGATTGTTGCATGCATAAAATAAGGTTCAAACCCCCAATACTTGTTTAAACCGACGAATAAACTAACTAATCGACCAACCCAAGTTGGTTACTATAGCGCATAGTACTTAGTTAGATGAATTAGACATAAAAGACATAGTATGTACACAAGTTAGTTAGGATAGGTTTTAGTGCTTACCACTATTGGCACTCTCACTACATCACTCTTCTAGCAGAAGTTAAGTTTCTAGCTTCCTCTTTGATCAAATGCAAGAATAACAACTCTCCCTTCTATTCTATGATCAAATGCAACAATATAACCTTCTCCTATTGTTTGTGTAATTGTGTTTATAATAAGACTTTTAAGTTTATAGGTGATTAAAGAATTAAAACCAAACACTTTTACCAAGGGGCATACTATGCAGTTTATAGTCACAGTAGTTATACAATTTTAGCAATTCTTAGAATTAAAGTAAtgattttttatcatttaataatttttaacttaaaaaatagttttttttatcgaaatataaaaaattattactttaattttagcATTATTTAGCCAATAGCCAAAGATACCATAGAGTCCATCTTTTATTAAtacattaatatataattaaatatttgtataactatttttaaatttatttaatttttgcttATATAATTTGACCGGAAATTAATTTCTAAATGAAAAACAGAATGGTGAAGTGCAGATAAATGAATGTATGGGGTGATGTCCATAAATGTGGACCTGTGAAGATCAGAGACCTGCAAAACGCAGGTAACGTTTTGCAGGAACACGAAACAGAAAATTGCAGGCCCTGCAAACCGTAGGCTGCGATTGGCGTGGAAATGGAACAAGAAATTGAAACGTATCCTGCATGCCGACAGGACCAAAGCTTGACCAACTTCGAACTGAGCAAAACGCAGAATGCGTTTGTCAGTGAACCAGAGCAAAACGCTGGTTACGTTTTGCAGGCTCTATACATGCATGCGTGCCACGTGTTTTGGGAGGGGGTTCAGCTGGGTCGTTATAAGTGAGAAACGCAGATTGAAGAAGCATAGCTACTGAAGCAAACTCATTACCAAAGAAATAGTTGGGGGAGAGTGAAAGAGCTGTGAATTAGCTCGGTGAAGAAGAGCTACATGGTATGGtataggaaaaaaaaaatggtgCGTAACTATACCAAACCAGAAGATCATATTATTGAGTATTTGGATCATCTCCATTTTgtaagtaaatttttttaatatttaacaaaatatataaatttatttaaatttattatttgtgTTGTAATTAGTAGTATTGAggttattaatataatattattataattaatattttgcgttacgtcttaaattttttaataccgttattattattattattattattattattattattattattattattattattattattattattattattattattattaggcaAATTATGTTATCATGGTAGAAAGAGTTTAGGAAAGAAACGAAGAATTATTTAGGTTGCGGACAAGGGCAGTTACGGGAAGGTTGCGTGCACCCTTCAGGACAGAATTTATGCACTCTACCAAGTTTGTTGTTATATGTCCCCAACGATGACCACCATCGAATGTCAACACCCATCTCTCAACACCGATCTCATCGCACCATTGAGTATATGCCTCACCCCGCTCTTTAAGCCTTTGGTAGTTTTGTTGTACTCCTGCTCCGTCCTAGAATAGCCTGTTGAACAACCTTAATCATAAGCAGATGCCACAAATTTATGAATAGAACCATAACAGCAATTTGAAATACTGTATTCACCACAAGTTTGTGCAAATATGGAGCCTTGAACCTCCTTAAGAAGTTGGACCCGATGTGCCTGATGCAATACATGTGCCACGCCCTTGGTGGTGACCATGCACCGTTACTGCGAGCTATTGCAGCGTCGATGGAGGTATGGCGGTCAGAAATAATACCCACACCATCAATGGTAACAACAATCTCCGCAAATTGGTTAGAAAAAACTCCCACGCGTCTGCTGTCTCGCCCTCGACAATCGCAAAATGCAATAGGCACAATTTTGATTCCATCTTGTGCAACGCTACGAGAAATGCTCCTTTATATTTTCCGTACAGGTGCGTGCCATCAACCTGCACCAGTGGCTTGCAGTGTCTGAATGCTACAATACACGGATAGAAGCTCCAAAAAACACGGTGCAGAACTCTTACACCTTGAACCTCCTCACTCTCGCGGTAAACGGGGAGCGTTTTAATTTGAACACGAGACCTTGGCATCTTCACTGTCATTGCTTTCAACCATACTGGCAGAGTCTGGTAAGAAACTTTCCAATCGCCAAAAATTTTTGCGACAGCTTTCTGCTTTGCCAACCAAGCCTTACGGCAACTCACAGTATAGTTGAACTTGCCTTGAACTTCTGCAATAACAGACTTCACCTTTATCGAGGGGTCTGCTTCGACCAATGGCCTAATGGCATGCAATTGTGTCTGAGTCCAACTTTGCATGATCTTGTGAAATTGTGCCCATGGTGCACGTGTGCTTGCCATTGTATCTCCTGATCTCCCAACAAGCTTTTTTTCGAATCAAGCTAGCTCGGATAAGCCAGTCACACCCTGCACCATACCCCTTGCATTTCGCATAGAATGTCTGCGGCTCAAACTCATACACAGTGTAATCAACTCCTCTAGAGATGCTGTAGCTTTTGATTGCAGATATCACCGACTCTCTCGAACCAAATCCATTCCGACACTAAACTCGCATCTTCCGCCGCAACATGCCTTCACCTACGACATGCGCACCGCCATCAGTCAGACAAGCTAAATAAAATAGCACTATAGAAAACTTCAGTTAATAATTATGACATACCTGTATTCGCATACTCAGGAAATTCCGGAGCATGCATGCTTCGAGATCTAGAGTCCGCATAAAAGACGGAACCAAACGGGTGCTGGCTTACAATCGCATTTGCTTCATCTTGCACCGCGGATTGCCTGCCAAGGCTCCGTCATCGTTTCGTCATCGATTTCATAGTTAGCTTCGAATTCGTCTTCACTGTCATTATTATCTTCTTCCCATCTATATCCCCGAGTCATCAACATTGATCTCGGTCGTCGACCATACTCGTCCCGGCTGCTGTTCAAACTCAACGTACAGCTCTATCATCGGCACGTGAGATCGGGTTTGTTGATAAATATACAACATCTGCTGCCTACTGGCATCGTCAGTGATGGGCATTTTTGAAACTGTATTAAGCACCAAATACTTGCACAGGACTTCTGTATAAAAGATTGCTCACCCTTTTCAAAATGTGGCTTTGAATGTTATTACAAAGCTATTTGCAACTCGACAAAACCCATGGTACATGGAATGGCAAATGACAACGGACATTCACAAACAAAAGTGACTCCTTCTATGTGTTTGTTACAAACTCACCGTTATAATATACTCGCAAGTTTGCAACACCTTCCATAACTTCAGCCTTAACTAACTATATTTTTTTGACACAGTTATCTGCCAAAAAACACCTCTCTAAAGactttatgcaagaaaaaacAAGAGGAGAagtgaagatgaagatgaacaTCACCGGATTTCATATTTATAGGCAAACTTGtggatttaaatattattttgtgtACAAAACGCAACCTGCATTTTGGGGCTTCCAAGAAAAAATTTCTGACCCTAACAAAACGCAACCTGCGTTTTGTGGgcttcaaaaaatttttcctttttctgaCATAGTAAAACGCAACTTGCGTTTactattaaacaaaaaaaaaagaaaaaccaaatGTAAGCTACGTTTGgtatattttaaaattcaaaaaaaataaataaacacaaaACGTAAGTTACGTTTTGTGACTGACCCATAGCAGTGCAATATTTTGCTATGCATCCATTTCATGGTATTACTCCATGAAATTCTCCATTtgcaaaaaaaattagcctaatTTGACACATGAAAAATAAATGTGGAAATTTATTAAAGAAGTATAAAGTATAGGCATTTTATTGAGTTGTCGGATTCGTATAGCGAAGACATTTAGACACGATATTCATTGACACTCATTTGACACAtatgttttaataaaaaataattttttttaaatatatttggATACATCTAAATATCATCATGTTCAGAGTATTCAactttattcttaatatatatttctgaaataaatttaaaaatagtctaaattattatttattaaaataaaacatattttaaatactttatattattaaaaaatattaaaatagttaacaaattaatttatatttaatattattaaaatatcaaaatattattataatttatctaaaaaatactttatattatatatataatatcttcaTATCGtataagaatttaaaattcataTATCCGTACATTTCATATCGTGTTCTGTCTCATAtctgtattaaaaaatattatttgtcttttaattttcaatttttagtctgtctttaaatttaataatatattattttaattctttaattaattatgttttctatttttaaaaatttattattatttaattaatttaaatattcactTTTACGGTATTAATTGTTTAAACATTTAggaaagttatttattttttattgttttttctaaaaattaaataaaaaaataatatttaaaaaatgcCTAATTGCAGTAATCTGTATTAGTATTAGTGCATTatagataaagaaaaataacaataataatgataataattgtATGTGTGTGGAAAGTTCTGAAATGGAAATTTTCCTCGTGAGGTTCTTGTGTTACTTAGTCGTTAGTCATTACCCATCCCTAACACGATAACATCATAccataatttaaataaaattttcctTTTGTGGACCATTTTAAACGGTCCGCAGCACATGTTAGAGACTTGTCTAATATAATGTAATGTAATGTAAtcaatttgatatttattttttgaaaaaaaaaatagatacaTGTAGTTTGTGGCTTCCATGATGGGGACGAGTTTGACCAAAAGTGAAACGAGGAAAGAAACACCATCAAATAATTAAGCAGTGCATTGGATTATTGGATAATGCATTGCATAGTGTTATTTCATTATTTGTTTTCGGCTTCTTTATTTATTACACGGCATGGAGGGTTGGGAGAATAAGGTGCAATCTAATGACCCACACAAAGGTTTTGAATTGTCAATTTTGATGCGATTGCTAATCTTAAAAGGACTTGGTCTCATAGCCTCTCTTGTTCACAAAATGAAGACTTTTatgattttcattttaattttcttttttaaacgTAACATCAGGTAATGTATTAGTTTTATGATTTATCTGCACtctaatacttttttttttctagtgtagaagtattttatataaatatttatctaTATATTACTAGCAATTTACTTGCGCGATgtgcaaaaaaaataaatgaagaacataataagataaatataaagCATAGTTTGTGTTACGATGGGTAATCGGAGATTAATGGGTTGGACTTGTTAGGATGACCCAAATGTCTGGAGGAGCTAGTCTCTGACTTTGTGTGCGTCTGGGAGCCGTCGTCTGACTTGTGTGTATGAAAGAATGGGAAGTGGTACCTGTTGACGATCGGATTTTCTACCGGTAAAGAAATTCataaatataatcgcgttgtaagtatagtttctaaatcaACAGAGAATcttttcgtacaaaagtttggttgtcacaaataacaaaacccaataaaatttataaaccaaagtatttaaatctcgagtcgtcttctcaagaaattgcaggaaggtatgatttattattggttaaaGAAAACAGTATAATTTTGGGTTTTTAAAATAAGGAACGagtaatgtaaaataacaagtcgttaaaataataactaataaagctcttggcaaggtatgaaaactggaagtcttatgctagttatccttatcaatggtgatgagaattatatttttgctcccactaagtcaacctctaactatgaaggtaagtcaagtagataaatcaatttaacacttaaagtcctagtcaactcctaaggaaagactagagttataggaatctaaatcaatcagcaaaaataacaattatcaatcacgataagtttgacaactcaagagtcaccaattaatcaactgGAACCAAGAATATAAAAGTCATAtaactgaaatatctcaaatttaaatagaaaattaatctaaacataaagagtttataaaccaaattgagaaaataaataaaaggaacattgaacctgaaaattgagaagaagaaattctaaatcctttaagagaaatcctaatcctaaaacctaagagaaaggagagaacctctttttaaaaactacatctaaattgtgaaaagtgaattatgagtcgTCTCTCAATTGTTCAATTGTaaatggatgcattcctccactttatagcctctaatatgtgttttctgggctgagaactgggtcaaaaatagcccaaaaTTCGCTGGTTATGAAATCAAAAACGCTGATTTTCGTCACTGCGACATgtccgcgtggagcacgcgtttGCGTCGCCTAGCTGTACAGCCACTAtggtaaattatatatcaaatcgaagacccagatgttatctttccaatgcaactgaaaACACATCATTTAGAcatctatagctcaagttatgatcgtttgaatgcgaagaggtcaggttgacagctttggcaattccttcagtttcttgtattccttccacttttgcatgcttcctttccatcctctaagccattcctgccctgtaaacTCTGAAATCATTTAACatacatatcacggcatcgaatggtaataagagaggattaaaattagtaaatttaaggccaaagaaacatgttttcaatcatagcacaaaatcaggaaggaaaaagtaaaacatgcgaattgtatgaataagtgtgagaataatggataaaatccactagATTAAGCACAGAATAAActctaaaaatggggtttatcaacctccccacacttaaacattagcatgtcctcatgctaaactcaagagaGGCTATAAAGGAGTGAACAGGAATGGTAGAgagtatgaaatgcaacctatctatatgaatacaactacatgctaagatgtttctacctacttggtgaaaagtaaacaagttcttcaagacaaatacaaaacaaattccactaattcaaattatacagtgaaaacaagtaaacttgtaagaagataactcatgaaagcagggaacacaGAATCAAGCACTGAatccttactggtagtgtatatcactctaactctcaagtgtctagggtcaatcactctactattctctaatcatgctttctaaattttgttcttcatctaaccaatcaacaaatatttaatgtaccaatgcaaacatcatgaggtcttttcaaggttgtaatgggggtgaggtaaaggtaaggatgtatatataaggctaagtgagctaacaaagcGAATCATTGATTAGTCTAAAATCTTACCTAACATACACACTTTATATAATTTCAAAGttctttacctagctacccaaatttttccacttttgtattacatactcatgcaacaaatttatttttgaattttgtcccatgtgcattggttctttttattttgcattgggataatttttgtatccccttatttaattacttaaatttttttattatttttttcatctcaatgcacatggtaatttaattattttgattcacatgagcatgcttcccaaatttcgaaataacttattcaatttaattctctttttttcctatcatcccatgttcccaaaAAATTTCTCatacttaaattatacatagtatttctatcttaaactaaccaaggattcaacttgggatttttattttgtttttctgtttaaggctagtaatgtggttataaaacagaAGAGGGGGTcaaaaaggctcaagggggctaacaaaggTGATTGAAAGAGTAagctatttgggataagtgagcaaaaataagtaatggcctcaatcatatgcaagcatgtaaatacactaaataatggacatatagaatggaacaaagcaaagattgtAATTATAgggaagaaaacacacaagaataaaaatttatggttaaataccgtaaccatgtaaataagctcaaaatctcacaggctgtgtgttctttgactcaaaaaccatgttccaaatacaacttcaaacaaatttaacacatagaaaattttaatttttaatttaaattagtgaaaattttcaaaaataggatcttaaaaagaaactcattactttaaccaagcagtagctaaatgcataaaatcaaacaaacatgcaatcaaatatgcaaatgtaacaatgaacaaacaaagaaaatataatattggtgttgaaaaggagGTAACTAACCCaaggagatcggtatcgacctccccacacttaaatattgcaccatcctcggtgcatgctaagatgtgcaagtggatgggggttgtggttcctcagctggtgttctttttgttcctttccttgccggtggtttgagagtagctttctctttacctttCTTGGTAGCCATTctgaaaaggaaaaaagaaagtaaCTTTTAAAGCTAAGGAggttagagcaaggaagaggatGGTACAAGTGATAATCAATGCACGATAAAGAAGGATGttgttaacacatggtcatgactacatgtgaaaagttcATCAATTGGAAATATGGCAAGTGCATGTGATGGCTATTAAATGCAAGATATTTATTGGCATGATGGCAAaagcatgagtagcatagatcaagcattaaaTGCCCAATTTGATTATCAAGTCTTTTAAACTAACAATATATTGTATTGACaatcatattttaattaataaaatataaaaggagttttgtgaaaaacaggcattAAAGTAGTAGGATAATATAAAAGTagtgcatgatgccatacgGACTTTTttacaaacacatagcatgcatggtaaataagttattgaaattattaaattgaacatgcaagcaaccctttaaaaagtaatatataattgtcaaacaattcctttaataatccacaagcaaaatatagaaataatgacccaaataaatttctaacactaatgaaaataatgcaatgaatgaaagtatacaaagaaattaaatgaaatagaatggaagtgaagagggatgaaaagttaaagagataaagaagaagaaagtaagaaaaggaagaagaaagaagaaaagatagaagaaattaggattagaaaagaaaagataagataattggcGCTGATTTGGA
The Arachis stenosperma cultivar V10309 chromosome 7, arast.V10309.gnm1.PFL2, whole genome shotgun sequence genome window above contains:
- the LOC130941354 gene encoding putative serine/threonine-protein kinase-like protein CCR3 is translated as MMTPLSSSEILRLSAAVIFTLSLLIPTSHALGSGATLAVTDASDTVCGVVAGESTQRIECSRLGSQLVPAVPPNISFSTVSGGATFFCGLRSGNRTLLCWNTITTTNGTFTPKRLYNNGTVLLENLAVGETHVCATVVGAGTVTCWRTSKTFKSPSRSLQFSSISSGSGFSCGILKNSSQVRCWGETVISRVIENGFKNMSMWSIVAGGSHVCGLNSTGFLVCIGDNDNFGQLDVPKNEAWEFGELALGASHGCALRRLNGTGSVVCWGGDGNFTSEVTKGVSFEVIVSGSNFTCGLVTRNLSVLCWGPGWPNNNGSRFELPLPSVLPGPCVQSSCDSCGPYPDSQSLCSDSDSNICKPCWPPIQAPPAAMVPSSLPPGPAPRKRSRSRTLTRGLLAFAIVGSVGAVAGICTIVYCLWNGVCFGKKKVHNSVQPTITRGSSTSSGVSNNSRNNSRPLSRTSTIMRQGSRIMRRQRSGTSSTKHPDRAEEFALAELIAATDNFSPENKIGAGSFGVVYRGKLVDGREVAIKRGETGSKLKKFQEKESAFQSELSFLSRLHHKHLVRLVGFCEEKEERLLVYDYMKNGALYDHLHAKNNVEKSSSVLNSWKMRIKIALDASRGIEYLHNYAVPSIIHRDIKSSNILLDANWTARVSDFGLSLMSPEPDRDHQPMKAAGTVGYIDPEYYGLNVITAKSDVYGFGVVLLELLTGKRAIFKNGEDGDTPMSVVDFAVPAILSEELAKILDPRVGPPDANEAEAVELMAKIAMLCVNLEGKDRPTISDIVTNLERALLLCEGSHHHDSNSSGIISIVSD